Genomic DNA from Solanum dulcamara chromosome 4, daSolDulc1.2, whole genome shotgun sequence:
GTGGTTGTCATGGTAAGTAGCAACATTTACGTTCTGACGAGTAATGCCTGGAAATAAACCAAAGACGATAAATTttccattctttctttacaGTCTGGAGGACCATTTTGGCCAGTTTTACTTGGTCGACGAGATGGACTAACTGCAAGTGAGAAAGCAGCAAATGAACAATTACCTTCACCCTTTGAGCCTCTGGATAAAATTGAGGCCAAATTTACTGATAAGGGTCTTGATCTAAGGGATGTCGTAGTTCTTTCAGGTTCCTTTAATCTTATTACaactttttaattaatttcagaTGCAAAGAGTAATTATCCCTTTTGGAACTCAGAAATGCTCAAGTACAACTCCCTAGTGCAAAATATGAATAACAAATGTTCAAGTTTAGCGCACACCTTGAAATAGATCAAACATATACTATAAACTGCAAGTCTTTGACATATATGGCTTTGTTTTGCCCATTCTCTTATTAGGGACGGAGCTACATGGTTCGATTTAATCCCCTTTGTAGGAAAATTAAACTATGCATGCAAAATAAGATAACAACAATCATTTtctatatatagagagagatctTTGAATCCACTTGACAGTTTCTAGTGTAACAACATCAAATGTCGTTCAAAAGATAGTTTAGGCCACAGTTTTTAAATCTCAGGCATGGTCGACTTGCATTTTCTTGAATTCACCTTAATGAAATTTCTGACTTTGTGACTTGTCCTTTGGTGATATAGGAGCGCACACAATTGGTTTTGCTCAATGTTTCACATTCAAGAGgagacttttcaactttcaaaactCAGGAAAGCCAGATCCAAATCTTGATTCTTCAATGTTGTCAAATTTGCAAAGCACTTGTCCTGACACAGATGGATCCAACAGCAAGATTGCTCCTCTGGACATTCAATCCGTTACGAGATTCGACAATGCATATTACATAAACCTTATGAACAACTCAGGACTTCTTGAATCTGATCAAGCTCTAATGTCAAATTCTCAGACAGCTGATATGGTTAAATCCTACAGCTTGTACCCTTATCTTTTCTACAAAGACTTTGCTGCATCAATGGTAAAATTAGGAAATGTCGGTGTCCTTACTGGACAAACTGGACAAATTAGGAAAGTATGTAGCTCTGTAAGTAGTAACTAACAAAGTGCTTATGTCAAGCATGTTTATTTTATCAAGTGTGTTTGCTTCAGTTCTGTATGTATGTTTATACTAATAATTTAACTAGATATCAGTTGATGTCGTCCAAGTAAATATTTTCgttttaatatattaatataatccggtgtgatttatttattttggaacATAAAAAAAGTATCGAAAATTTGCGGTATATGGACAATGGGATCCCACTTATATAAGAAAATTTTGGTCaattagaatatattttaaaaaagaaaaggtgGTCCTAATGCTTGACTATCGATGTGCTAAATAAACATTGGACTCTTTTGTTCTTTATGCTCATTCCCCTTCGATTTTATTTTGTCACTGATTCTATGTTCTCTAAATTTATTTGCCTCTTTTAATTCTATAGTTCAAAATGTCCTTCATTAGAATGACAAGTTCAAACTGAATGCAATAACATGTTCTATATTCTATAAATATGAGGAAAGAAAAGGAAAGTAGGGAGACAAGAGAACCATAGATTCaaaaaagtgaaataaaataaaatgaggcttcaaatttaaatttagcTGATTCTCACTTATTTTATCAGGTAGATTCACCAGATATTTTTATTCACGAAAAATAGCATGTTATCCGTAAAATTAGTAGAAGTAAACGCAAGTCAattcaacaataacaatatattcaATCTAGTATgcaaattttatttctattttataaagataaaaagactattttttaaaaatcttcaACTCAAATATAAAAAACGTAAGTCGATATGAATtttacaattattattattatttttttaaaaaaaaatggagaagcAAGTTGGATTGGCAAAGTGGGGCTGAAGCTGACTAAACCTATGTATTGTAATAGTGCTATTTACATCAATCTATCTGACCTTTTAATTTTTCCTTTGTCATTTCCTGCAAAAAAAAGCATCTAAAAATTTGTGTGTGTGGTGTGTTTCTTCTGCATTATCAGTCATCACTATCCCCAAGACCCAAGAGACAGAGATATTCCTCTCTCACCACAGATTCTTTTTTGACACCTTTTCATGAGTATGTTTGTACTCAATTGCACTTTCCCCACTAACGTATTAATAAGTTAAGGACAAGTTTATTTTAGTAGGAgatataaagtataataattttagaataaaataaaagattattttattttttatttagtttaaatattatataatttttgaattatttatattttaataatggAATAAGCTATTTCATATAAATGatgatataatttattatacgaTAAGTAATTTCGTAATAACTTATTTTTAACCACTAAACCCTAATAAACACACATTAATAATTTACTTTCGGGCATTCTCTTACTAAACAAGCCAACTTTACATATCTTGTTCTTCCTCAACTCTTCCTGATTCAATATTCATGGGACTCGGCAAGTTGAGCGATGATGTTATGGGAGACATAAAATTGCTCTATGTGATTCGATGTTCAACAACGTAACAATATTGTTTACTTTTGGTATTATAGTGAAGTTGTAAAAGTTAAgttattttgctagtttttataaattaaaacaataaattatatttataaaaaagtaCATTCAAATTCTTAAGAAAAAACAAGTAAATATTATGTTCAAACACAACACTAACTCCAATTACAATGtcaaaaacttcaaataaagtgaaaatgttttttatttttggtggcCAAACGATTTGGCGTTTGACCATTAACATTTGGGTTCAATTTGAAGTTGACTTGgaaacaaaatttatttatgaaatttacacacaaaaaataattttaatatcaaattatgatttcaaatttcaagtttttttatatatcaaaatttatttatgaaattatgatttcaaatttcaaaattagcactgtaaaaaaatattatcattttaaattttaccaaaaaaaaaagatatcatGCAATAAGATTATATAAAGAATAGCTagttattattaataattaatatttttttgtaaaattatatttatttaaaagtttGTACTAGCATGTAATCACAAGTTTTgtgtattaaaaaaaagatatgtgatttattaatgtaatattatgatacattgtttatgaattatgattttgcAAATTGTGGACTTTCatgtcaataaaaaataaatataacttataaaattcaaattatatatctaaataaaatctcaatttcAAATGAATATAAGTAGTAGTAGCGCTTTTGGTATTATTAATCTGGCATGATTATCTTAAGTAGGAGTAATAAATTGCGGGAAAGGCAAGAACTTTTGACTTGGATAGACGTACAAGTCACTAAACATTATTGGACTAGTAAAGAAacattttaaaatgtaaaatgGATGAACTTTGCCTAAGGAGGGAGATTGAGATTATTGTTGAGCTTTTTGACTTTGTTAACTAAAGCAAACAAcagttaaaagaataaaagattatatataaaCAATTGGCAAATCATGTCATATTTCAAAAGCCAGAATTTGATGATATGAAAAAATTTTGTGCTTAAATCTTCTTTTTTATAATCTTCCTATCTCTGATATTTCATAGTATATACATAGTATATACTTTACATATTAATTGATATATCCGCTttaatattttgattaaattCAAAACGCATAATACAGAATCTATTTAAAGATGACACTTCCAGCTATTTGAACTCTTGATACATGTACAAAGTCAAAATATTTACACAAGAGAAGTGTACTGGTTGTACAGTCAGTTAAGGATATATGAGCCCAAGACTCAAAATTTGGGGCTTTTTTGGAAGTACTGGTGATGAATTATTCCAAGCGGGACTAGGCCATTTGTGCAGTGCAAAGATGCCTTTAGAGGATTCCTTTTGATTTCTTGCAGATTTGTTATTAGAACTTGCAGGCACCCTCTTTTTGTACCCACAAACTTCATTCAATTTTCTAACTGTTGTCATTCTGAACCAATGGTCCAATATCCATTACACTTCCCTTTGATCTAAATGAATCCTTCggcttgctttttttttttttggggggggggggggaggggcgGGGGGGATAAAGGATACTAATCTCGCTACTTATGAAATTTTCGATCTTCTTTTCTCTCATTATCAGGATTTAGAAAATGTtactaataataatttttaaaagaaaagcaGCAGAAACAGAACCAGATCAGttctaaattcaaattaatGACATTTCTTAGTGGTCCATTCACATGATACAGAAAGAATTCCTgggattttaaaatatattaacagAACCAGAAAAGAACAAAACAGAACAAATTTGAGGAAGTTTTTTGCTTTAATGACAGAGCCGTACAGAGTCTTTCTTTTTAATACTGCCATTTCAAGATTTCACATCATATCAAGAACCAGTTTCCCACAGCTTCTATCTCTaccagaaagaaaaaaattgtttagAGAAAACGAAAGAAAAAGGTCGctcaccccaccccacccctgttttgttcatttttgtaTAAAGTTAGACTAAAAGGCATTTTTCTTGGGCTTTGTTCTGTTTCACCCTCACATAAACATAAACTAAATTGTTAAACAACTCCCCATTCGGCCATTCTTCCCCTTTTTCCTTTTTAcctttctcttttcctttcaatCACAAACTATCGTCTTCCCCTTCTTTGCATTTTGCCCCTTCCAAGATTACAACTTTATTGTTTAATAATATCAAATGTAATTATCTTTCCAAACTTGACAACAACAAGAATATCTCCGACCCTACACACTCCTTTCAAATCTCAAGAAAATT
This window encodes:
- the LOC129884507 gene encoding peroxidase 10, which encodes MASRNLCPCLTVFFCVISILSPLTAGQLDYSYYERACPSLPRIVRWNLWAALRNDSRIAASLLRLHFHDCFVNGCDGSVLLDDTNDFKGEKNAAPNRNSVRGFETIDIIKADLERACPSTVSCVDILTLVAREVVVMSGGPFWPVLLGRRDGLTASEKAANEQLPSPFEPLDKIEAKFTDKGLDLRDVVVLSGAHTIGFAQCFTFKRRLFNFQNSGKPDPNLDSSMLSNLQSTCPDTDGSNSKIAPLDIQSVTRFDNAYYINLMNNSGLLESDQALMSNSQTADMVKSYSLYPYLFYKDFAASMVKLGNVGVLTGQTGQIRKVCSSVSSN